In a genomic window of Nitrospinota bacterium:
- the fabG gene encoding 3-oxoacyl-ACP reductase FabG: MRAFSGQRVIVTGGTRGIGAAVSEAFLKAGAAVTAVYSGNAEAAEKFRQANESFGPALEVEKLDVAGHGAVEEFFRKFEDRHKSLEVLINNAGIRRDAVVGMMSEADWRAVLDANLTGSFNMCKFGVRAMMKNRYGRIINVTSPSGVFGFAGQANYAASKAGQVALAKSLAKEVAGRKITVNCVSPGFIDTDLISGLSEEQKKTYAAQVPLKRFGTVDEVARCVLFLAEKGSSYITGTTLEVTGGL; encoded by the coding sequence ATGAGGGCTTTTTCCGGCCAGAGGGTGATCGTCACCGGAGGCACAAGGGGGATCGGCGCGGCCGTGAGCGAGGCTTTTTTAAAAGCGGGCGCCGCCGTCACCGCCGTTTACTCCGGCAATGCGGAGGCCGCGGAGAAATTCCGGCAGGCCAACGAAAGTTTCGGCCCGGCGCTGGAGGTGGAAAAGCTGGACGTGGCCGGCCACGGGGCCGTGGAGGAGTTTTTCAGAAAGTTCGAGGACCGGCACAAGAGCCTTGAAGTGCTGATAAACAACGCAGGCATCCGGCGCGACGCCGTTGTGGGAATGATGAGCGAGGCGGACTGGCGCGCAGTGCTGGACGCGAACCTGACAGGGTCTTTCAACATGTGCAAGTTCGGCGTGCGGGCGATGATGAAGAACCGCTACGGCAGGATCATAAACGTCACAAGCCCTTCCGGCGTGTTCGGATTCGCCGGGCAGGCAAACTACGCCGCAAGCAAGGCGGGCCAGGTGGCGCTGGCCAAATCGCTGGCAAAGGAAGTGGCCGGACGCAAGATCACCGTCAACTGCGTCTCGCCCGGATTCATTGACACAGATTTGATATCCGGCCTTTCCGAAGAGCAGAAGAAGACCTACGCCGCGCAGGTGCCGCTAAAACGGTTCGGCACGGTGGACGAGGTGGCCCGGTGCGTATTGTTTCTCGCCGAAAAAGGATCATCGTACATCACAGGGACAACGCTGGAAGTCACCGGCGGGCTGTAG